From Rutidosis leptorrhynchoides isolate AG116_Rl617_1_P2 chromosome 3, CSIRO_AGI_Rlap_v1, whole genome shotgun sequence, a single genomic window includes:
- the LOC139900667 gene encoding uncharacterized protein has product MENISDYSLKKKGRKRIQENNESVSRSHNRQQRHQSPIREVHSIQTNSINVAITNTAVPPTFDAALNRRIRKDIISQKRSNTSNTTQSVNSGTPQATTSRKLRRKKRSITTNNTLNTTPCTPPIMTGGFQSSASTSNISVQSRINSFTPQTVACRDARKRRSVFLNTKHGKQCRIVNPSAQPIPFNIDDTTLTEFVVHDTRGISTEYYDDGDPTYKCAACGAMLWYQETLRGISTKGLAGAYSLCCLKGKIALPKFDKPPPKLLLDLYTNKHPLSKHFFENIRQYNMIFAFTSMGGKVDTSINKGKGPYTFRIRGQNCHRYGGLVPVVGSAPKFSQLYIYDTGNEAANRKNAIGSRAHLSNGTTSGLDEGLINQLMELLNDCNELVKSFRMARNTYETNPNVEFKLRLKGRRDKDGRTYNLPTADEIAALIVGDIDMSFDERDIIIDSHEEGLKRISELHPQYLGLQYPLIFAYGEDGYRTDIFHRDVDGSTSRKKKRVTMREFFAYKIQERREPSLLHNAKKLYQQFLVDAYTMVESERISYIRNNQHIMRCDSLSSLTNHANLGNSDTSMLGNPYYKLPSSFTGSARYMVENYRDAMALCRTFGYPDLFLTFTCNPKWPEITRELKGTNMKAEDNPVLLARIFKIKLDRLMHDLKHNKLFGKVVADVYTVEFQKRGLPHVHICLFLHQKDKMPNPEDVDSFICAEIPDRNSDPELYKLVSDLMMHGPCGEMNPNCPCTDDDKKCTKHFPKPFSDHTSVDKEGYPIYRRRNDGRTVSKLGHDLDNRHVVPYNPYLLKRYQAHLNVEWCNQVSSIRYLFKYINKGNDRVTAEVCDSETDEIKQYYDCRYVSACEAVWRMFAFDIHKRTPAVMRLPFHLQGEQSVSFDEEEVLDNVLNKPSVNYSMFLEWMNCNKKSEEARKLTYVEFPSKFCWQQDAKIWTRRKIGSGSVGRIHHVSPSSGELFYLRILLNKVRGPKSYEDIRTVNGKVYDTFKQACYEMGLLDDDQEYIDGIKEASTWDSGHRVRTLFAQLLLSNSLSRPEFVYQNTIQYLSADLLRHERRTFSNAGLEVSPEMIENATLYEIEKILQRNCSTLKNFSTMPYPGEAFTGMPQNPLITDELRYSRSMLVDEFSALFSKLTDEQKKAYEKIVSAIDEGKGGLFFLYGYGGTGKTFLWKTLSASIRSRGDIVLNTASSGIAALLLSGGRTAHSRFAIPMDLTEDSFCHITPSSNLAELIRQTKLIVWDEAPMVHKHCFEAFDRSLRDICRPITPNSMETPFGGKVIVFGGDFRQVLPVVQRGKREDTVGASLNSSYIWNHVEVLKLTINMRLGLGTDHVVEEETKSFADWIFRIGNGTVGETNDGECDVDIPDDVLITDAEDPIGSLIASIYPNFIQNLGNPEYYEDRAILAPTHDVVNIINDHMMTFLDGEEMVYLSSDSICQSELDASFNHDLYTPEFLNSIQYGGLPKHRLVLKVGVPVMLLRNVDQSSGLCNGTRLQITKLTEKMIEAKILTGTHVGKLTCVPRMLIVPTDKRIPFRFQRRQYPLSVCFAMTINKSQGQSLSHVGLFLERPVFSHGQLYVALSRVRSKSGLKVLIVNKDKTLGNSTKNVVYKEVLQYL; this is encoded by the exons ATGGAGAATATTTCAGATTACTCGCTAAAAAAGAAAGGACGAAAGAGAATTCAGGAAAATAACGAAAGTGTTTCTCGCTCACATAACCGCCAACAGAGACATCAGAGTCCAATAAGGGAGGTACATTCAATTCAAACTAATAGCATTAATGTTGCTATTACTAACACAG CAGTTCCACCAACGTTTGATGCTGCCCTTAATAGAAGGATTCGAAAGGATATCATTTCGCAAAAACGAAGTAATACATCAAACACTACACAAAGTGTTAATTCTGGCACCCCACAAGCTACTACATCACGAAAATTGAGAAGAAAGAAGAGAAGTATTACAACAAATAACACTCTGAATACAACACCATGTACACCTCCTATAATGACAGGAGGATTTCAATCATCAGCTTCAACAAGTAATATAAGTGTTCAATCAAGGATTAATTCATTCACACCGCAAACTGTTGCATGTAGAG ATGCAAGGAAGCGTAGATCGGTATTTTTAAATACCAAACATGGTAAACAATGTCGTATTGTAAACCCATCTGCCCAACCAATCCCATTTAACATCGATGACACAACACTGACCGAGTTTGTCGTACATGATACACGCGGTATATCAACAG AATACTATGATGATGGTGATCCAACCTACAAGTGTGCCGCTTGTGGTGCAATGTTATGGTACCAAGAGACCTTGCGTGGGATTTCGACTAAAGGACTTGCAGGTGCTTATTCATTATGTTGTCTAAAGGGAAAGATTGCTCTACCTAAATTTGATAAACCGCCACCAAAACTCTTGCTTGATCTATACACAAATAAACATCCATTGAGCAAACATTTTTTTGAGAATATACGACAATACAACATGATCTTTGCGTTTACCTCTATGGGCGGTAAGGTTGATACATCAATAAACAAAGGTAAAGGTCCATATACTTTCCGCATACGTGGTCAAAATTGTCACAGATACGGTGGTTTGGTCCCTGTTGTTGGTTCAGCACCTAAATTCTCACAGCTATACATTTACGACACGGGCAACGAGGCTGCAAATAGGAAGAATGCAATTGG ATCTCGTGCACATCTGTCAAACGGTACGACATCAGGGCTTGATGAAGGTTTAATAAATCAACTTATGGAGCTATTAAATGATTGCAATGAACTCGTCAAATCGTTTAGAATGGCTCGCAACACTTATGAGACTAACCCAAATGTTGAGTTTAAGCTTAGGTTAAAAGGCAGAAGGGATAAAGATGGTCGAACCTACAATCTACCCACAGCTGATGAGATTGCTGCTTTAATTGTTGGAGATATAGACATGTCTTTTGATGAACGCGACATAATAATCGACAGCCATGAAGAGGGCTTAAAACGTATCAGTGAATTACATCCGCAATATCTCGGTCTACAGTATCCACTAATATTTGCATATGGTGAAGATGGCTATAGAACTGATATTTTTCATAGAGATGTAGATGGATCTACATCAAGGAAAAAAAAAAGGGTTACCATGAGAGAATTTTTTGCATATAAAATTCAAGAGAGACGAGAGCCATCCCTTTTACACAATGCTAAGAAATTATATCAACAGTTTTTGGTAGATGCCTACACAATGGTTGAATCTGAACGAATCTCCTACATACGCAACAATCAACATATTATGAGATGTGATTCATTGAGTAGCTTAACCAATCATGCAAATCTTGGCAACAGTGATACCAGTATGTTAGGTAACCCATACTACAAGCTACCTTCTTCATTTACGGGAAGTGCAAGGTATATGGTGGAAAATTACCGTGATGCAATGGCTTTGTGTAGAACGTTTGGTTATCCAGATCTTTTCCTCACCTTCACTTGTAATCCTAAGTGGCCTGAAATTACAAGGGAATTGAAAGGTACTAATATGAAAGCTGAAGACAACCCTGTTTTATTAGCAAGAATCTTCAAGATCAAGCTCGATAGGCTTATGCATGATTTGAAGCATAACAAACTTTTTGGAAAGGTCGTAGCag ATGTCTATACGGTTGAATTTCAAAAACGTGGTTTGCCGCACGTTCATATTTGTCTTTTCCTCCATCAAAAAGACAAGATGCCTAATCCTGAAGATGTGGACTCATTCATTTGTGCGGAAATACCTGATAGAAATAGTGATCCCGAGTTGTATAAACTTGTCAGTGATTTAATGATGCACGGTCCATGCGGAGAAATGAATCCAAATTGTCCATGCACGGATGATGATAAAAAATGCACAAAACATTTTCCGAAGCCTTTTTCAGATCACACGTCCGTAGATAAAGAAGGATACCCAATTTACCGACGACGGAATGATGGAAGAACCGTCAGCAAACTTGGTCATGATTTGGATAATAGACACGTCGTCCCGTACAATCCGTATCTTTTAAAAAGGTATCAAGCTCATTTAAATGTTGAGTGGTGCAATCAAGTCAGTTCCATTAGATATTTGTTCAAGTACATTAACAAAGGCAATGACCGGGTCACAGCTGAAGTATGTGATTCTGAAACGGACGAAATCAAACAGTACTATGACTGCAG ATATGTATCAGCTTGTGAGGCCGTATGGCGGATGTTTGCTTTTGATATACATAAGAGGACACCGGCAGTTATGAGACTACCTTTTCACCTACAAGGTGAACAATCTGTTAGTTTTGATGAAGAGGAGGTGCTTGATAATGTTCTTAACAAACCGTCTGTCAATTATTCTATGTTTTTGGAATGGATGAACTGCAACAAAAAAAGTGAAGAAGCTAGGAAGCTCACATACGTTGAGTTCCCATCCAAGTTTTGCTGGCAACAAGATGCAAAGATTTGGACACGAAGGAAAATTGGTAGTGGTTCAGTCGGTCGTATCCATCATGTCTCTCCTTCATCAGGTGAATTATTCTATCTTAGAATTCTCTTGAATAAAGTGAGAGGTCCAAAATCATATGAAGATATTCGGACAGTAAATGGGAAGGTTTATGATACTTTTAAACAAGCTTGCTATGAGATGGGCTTATTAGACGATGACCAAGAATATATAGACGGAATTAAGGAGGCCAGCACATGGGATTCAGGACACAGAGTTCGAACACTATTTGCTCAGTTACTATTATCTAATAGTCTTAGCAGGCCGGAATTTGTTTACCAAAACACAATTCAGTACCTTTCAGCTGATCTACTTCGTCATGAAAGAAGGACATTTAGCAATGCAG GTTTGGAAGTTAGTCCAGAGATGATTGAAAATGCTACTTTATATGAGATTGAAAAAATACTTCAAAGGAATTGTAGTACGCTAAAGAATTTTAGTACAATGCCATATCCAGGGGAAGCCTTTACCGGCATGCCCCAAAATCCGTTGATTACTGATGAGCTACGCTATAGCAGGTCCATGTTAGTTGATGAATTTTCAGCTCTTTTTTCAAAATTGACCGACGAGCAAAAAAAAGCTTACGAAAAAATTGTATCTGCAATTGACGAGGGCAAAGGTGGCTTATTCTTCTTGTATGGTTATGGTGGTACCGGGAAAACATTCTTGTGGAAAACTTTGTCCGCGTCTATACGAAGTAGAGGTGATATCGTTCTTAATACAGCATCGAGTGGAATTGCAGCACTTCTGTTAAGTGGTGGACGAACCGCTCACTCACGATTTGCAATACCCATGGACCTAACCGAAGATTCTTTTTGTCACATTACCCCTAGCAGCAACTTAGCTGAGTTGATACGCCAAACAAAACTTATTGTATGGGATGAGGCACCAATGGTACATAAGCATTGTTTTGAAGCATTTGACCGTTCTTTGCGAGATATATGTCGACCAATAACTCCAAATAGCATGGAAACCCCATTTGGTGGAAAAGTAATAGTATTCGGTGGAGACTTTCGACAAGTGTTACCAGTTGTTCAACGGGGCAAGAGAGAGGACACTGTAGGTGCTTCACTTAATTCTTCTTATATTTGGAATCATGTTGAAGTGTTAAAGCTTACAATTAATATGAGACTAGGCTTAGGAACAGATCACGTTGTGGAAGAGGAAACAAAATCTTTTGCTGATTGGATTTTCAGAATTGGGAATGGAACAGTGGGTGAAACAAATGACGGAGAATGTGATGTGGACATTCCAGATGACGTTTTAATTACTGATGCTGAGGATCCAATTGGTTCACTTATTGCCTCTATTTATCCAAACTTTATTCAGAATCTTGGCAACCCGGAATATTATGAAGATAGGGCTATTCTTGCACCAACACATGATGTTGTCAATATAATAAACGATCACATGATGACATTTCTTGATGGTGAAGAAATGGTTTATCTAAGTTCAGACAGTATCTGTCAGTCTGAACTGGATGCATCTTTCAATCACGATTTGTACACTCCTGAATTTCTTAACAGCATTCAGTATGGTGGTCTTCCGAAGCATAGGTTGGTTTTAAAAGTTGGTGTTCCCGTCATGCTGCTACGCAACGTTGATCAATCTTCTGGTCTATGTAATGGTACACGATTACAGATAACAAAGCTTACAGAGAAAATGATAGAggcaaaaattttaacgggtacccATGTAGGAAAATTAACTTGTGTTCCACGGATGTTAATTGTGCCAACCGATAAACGGATACCCTTTAGGTTTCAAAGAAGACAATATCCTTTATCTGTGTGCTTTGCTATGACTATTAATAAGAGCCAAGGCCAGTCTCTAAGTCATGTTGGTTTGTTTCTTGAAAGACCTGTTTTCAGTCATGGACAGTTGTATGTTGCACTATCGAGGGTTAGAAGCAAGAGCGGTTTAAAGGTACTCATTGTAAACAAGGATAAGACTCTCGGAAATTCAACCAAAAATGTTGTGTACAAAGAAGTCTTGCAATATTTGTAG